The Novipirellula aureliae genome segment CGAACCTTATTTGTCTGAAAAATCGGCTGTTGAATCCGACATGGCTGAAAAAATGCAAAACGCCAACCGCTAGCCGAATTCCATCTCGTCGCAGCCTTATTGATCCATTTGAACTGGAACACCCGTCATGCCAGGCCCCACTCGAAAACTACTCTCTGCGAAGATCCATCGTGCCACGATCACGGCTGCTGATGTGGATTACGAAGGCAGCGTTACGATACCACCCGAGCTCCTCGAAGCGGCGGGAATCGTACCGTATGAATCGGTCCATGTCTGGAACACGACGCGCGGAACAAGGCTGGAAACCTATGCGATTGCCGGCTTACCTGGTTCGCGTGACGTCTGCATGAACGGGGCCGCAGCCCACTTGATGCATCCGGGCGACCGAGTGATCTTGGCGACGTATACATTTTTGAGCGAAGACCAAGTCGCAAACCACCGTCCTAAGTTGGTCTTCGTTGACGAAACGAATCAAATCAGCCATTCTGGACCCGAAATTCCTGGTCCTCAACGCCGTCAGTCGGTAAACGGCTAGGCGGCGTTTGCCCGAGAAGGGGTCTGACCTTCTCAAAACATGCCCGAGAAGGGGGCTGACCTTCTCAAAACATGCCCGAGAAGGGGGCTGAACCTCTCAAAATAATCCGAAAACTACTGAAAAAACAAATGTCCGCCTCCAAAGGGTCAGCCCCCTTTTTCTGGACAAAGCCTAGTTAATCCATGAAGTACAGACAACTTGACAAAATCACCTCGATC includes the following:
- the panD gene encoding aspartate 1-decarboxylase: MPGPTRKLLSAKIHRATITAADVDYEGSVTIPPELLEAAGIVPYESVHVWNTTRGTRLETYAIAGLPGSRDVCMNGAAAHLMHPGDRVILATYTFLSEDQVANHRPKLVFVDETNQISHSGPEIPGPQRRQSVNG